The following proteins are co-located in the Granulicella pectinivorans genome:
- a CDS encoding YpdA family putative bacillithiol disulfide reductase: MIFDVLVIGAGPTGMACAIEAQRAGLKAVLVDKGCLCNSLFHYPAHMTFFTTPELLEIGDMPFSSPNQKPTRSEALEYYRKVAEHYSLDVRPYQTVENVTGSDGAFVVHTKDRFGRLIEHHARKLVVATGYYDLPNYLGIPGEDLNKVHHYYNEPHPFYGLEVLVIGGKNSAAIAALDLWRHGAKVTLVHRGAEMHRHVKYWILPDFNNRVKNGEIAAYFHSNVTSITEESVTLSTPEGEKTIPNDFVFALTGYHPDFSFLEGLGVKLDEANDRCPVCNPATLESNVPGIYLAGVIVAGERTNEIFIENGRFHGKQIAGDLAAKLSP; the protein is encoded by the coding sequence ATGATCTTTGACGTGCTAGTCATCGGAGCCGGCCCCACCGGCATGGCCTGTGCCATTGAGGCGCAGCGCGCCGGCTTGAAGGCGGTGCTGGTCGACAAGGGCTGCCTCTGCAACTCGCTCTTCCACTACCCCGCGCACATGACCTTCTTCACCACGCCGGAGCTCCTCGAGATCGGCGACATGCCCTTCTCCAGCCCCAACCAGAAGCCCACCCGCTCCGAGGCCCTCGAGTACTACCGCAAGGTGGCCGAACACTACTCCCTCGACGTGCGCCCCTACCAGACCGTAGAAAACGTCACCGGCAGCGACGGAGCCTTCGTCGTTCATACGAAAGACCGCTTCGGCCGCCTCATCGAGCACCACGCCCGCAAGCTCGTCGTCGCCACCGGATACTACGACCTGCCCAACTACCTCGGCATCCCCGGCGAAGACCTCAACAAGGTGCATCATTACTACAACGAGCCGCACCCGTTCTACGGGCTGGAGGTGCTGGTCATCGGCGGGAAGAACTCCGCCGCCATCGCCGCGCTCGACCTATGGCGTCACGGAGCGAAGGTGACCCTCGTCCATCGCGGCGCGGAGATGCACCGGCATGTGAAGTACTGGATCCTGCCCGACTTCAACAATCGCGTGAAGAACGGCGAGATCGCCGCCTACTTCCACTCCAACGTCACCTCGATCACCGAGGAGTCCGTGACGCTCTCCACCCCCGAAGGCGAAAAGACCATCCCCAACGACTTCGTCTTCGCCCTCACCGGCTATCATCCGGACTTCTCGTTCCTCGAGGGCCTCGGCGTCAAGCTCGACGAGGCGAACGACCGCTGCCCCGTGTGCAATCCCGCCACGCTCGAGAGCAACGTACCCGGAATCTATCTGGCGGGGGTCATCGTCGCGGGCGAACGCACCAACGAGATCTTCATCGAGAACGGCCGCTTCCACGGCAAACAAATCGCCGGTGACCTCGCCGCCAAGCTCTCCCCATAA
- a CDS encoding ABC transporter permease codes for MTTATLPSRAPASNTTQYARAFIGLFLRDAYVLRRELFPFVIRVCMNPLLFLFVFTYVMPHMTGGASMNPTAAMAGRDFPTVLLPGLMAVAIMFSGIAAVALPLAQEFGITREIDDRVMCPLPVAAVAMEKICFSAVQSVIAAAIVFPLATYVPATRPSTHIASWPFLILVVCLASLVAGALGLVIGTSVKPQQIGLIFGVVVIPITFLGCVYYPWAALKPIPALQFGVLINPIVYMSEGLRAALTATPHMHPAIIIGMLLFFLVLLTYLGIRGFLRRVIG; via the coding sequence ATGACGACTGCGACGCTTCCCTCCCGCGCTCCTGCCTCGAACACCACGCAGTACGCGCGCGCCTTCATTGGGCTCTTTCTGCGCGATGCCTATGTGCTGCGGCGTGAGCTGTTTCCGTTCGTCATCCGTGTGTGCATGAACCCGCTGCTTTTCCTGTTCGTGTTCACGTACGTGATGCCGCACATGACGGGCGGCGCGTCGATGAATCCGACGGCGGCGATGGCCGGACGCGACTTTCCAACGGTGCTTCTGCCGGGGTTGATGGCCGTGGCGATCATGTTCTCGGGCATTGCGGCGGTGGCTCTGCCGCTGGCGCAGGAGTTCGGAATTACCCGGGAGATCGACGACCGTGTGATGTGTCCGCTGCCGGTGGCGGCGGTGGCGATGGAGAAGATCTGTTTCTCGGCGGTGCAGTCGGTGATCGCGGCAGCCATTGTGTTTCCGCTGGCGACGTATGTGCCGGCGACACGGCCCTCGACGCATATTGCGAGCTGGCCGTTTCTGATCCTGGTGGTGTGTTTGGCTTCGCTGGTGGCCGGTGCGCTTGGGCTTGTGATCGGGACGAGCGTCAAGCCGCAGCAGATCGGGTTGATCTTCGGCGTGGTCGTGATTCCGATTACGTTTCTGGGTTGCGTGTACTATCCGTGGGCTGCGTTGAAGCCGATTCCGGCGTTGCAGTTCGGGGTGTTGATCAATCCCATCGTCTATATGAGTGAAGGATTGCGGGCCGCGCTGACGGCCACACCGCATATGCATCCGGCCATCATCATCGGGATGCTGCTCTTCTTTCTGGTTCTGCTGACGTATCTGGGGATTCGCGGGTTTTTGCGGCGGGTGATCGGGTAG
- a CDS encoding TonB-dependent receptor plug domain-containing protein → MRLKAIVLLLPALYAHAQQNAPAKTSTQETVTVVGQAEPVIAGQSSRSVTSIDLEATPNLVPSLADALRTDSSVDIQMRGPMGVQSDLSVRGSTFEQTLVTVNGLRMNDAETSHFTLDIPIPLNALGTLDILHGAGSTLYGSDAIAGTVDIRTIRPTQSSLRATAAYGSYGINQQSFVASGVRARATEVLSAARDFSTGFIPDRDYRSESVASETGLTSALGQSDLLLAVSDRAFGANQFYGAYPSYERTKGWFAGLTQSFTEKTSVAVAYRRHTDEFVLFRSNPALYENNHIDESWQAVLRRKDTIGQHTTVLYGLDNNLDQINSNSLGQHGRNRSAGYADLDLRSRRATFSAGLREEVIGGYGVVSSPGFSGAFSITPALRASASAGYGFRLPTYVDKYYNDPTTIANPNLKPESAWSYDGGLTWFARPSLTLTATGFTSRQSNAIDYVRSGATGPYQAQNLTSVDLTGAEISLQTQITHTQRLRLSYTGITGAQSALAGLQSRYLFNYPTHNANAEWIASLRQVDLRMRVAAAQRYQRTAYATLDLSAARSTGRVRPYLQMTNLTNTGYQEISGIRMQGRAFVGGLQFVLSQKN, encoded by the coding sequence ATGCGCCTCAAGGCAATCGTACTTCTCCTCCCTGCGCTCTACGCGCACGCGCAGCAGAACGCTCCGGCAAAGACCTCCACCCAGGAGACCGTCACCGTCGTCGGCCAGGCCGAGCCCGTCATCGCCGGACAGTCCTCCCGCTCCGTCACGAGCATCGACCTCGAGGCCACCCCCAACCTCGTGCCCTCCCTCGCCGACGCCCTCCGCACCGACTCCTCCGTCGACATCCAGATGCGCGGCCCCATGGGCGTCCAGTCCGACCTCTCCGTCCGCGGCAGCACCTTCGAGCAGACTCTCGTCACCGTCAACGGCCTCCGCATGAACGACGCCGAAACCTCGCACTTCACCCTCGACATCCCCATCCCCCTCAACGCCCTCGGCACCCTCGACATCCTGCACGGCGCGGGCTCCACCCTCTACGGCTCCGACGCCATCGCCGGCACCGTCGACATCCGTACCATCCGCCCCACGCAAAGCTCCCTGCGCGCCACCGCCGCCTACGGCAGCTACGGCATCAACCAGCAAAGCTTCGTCGCCTCCGGAGTCCGCGCCCGCGCCACCGAGGTCCTCAGCGCCGCCCGCGACTTCTCCACCGGCTTCATCCCCGACCGCGACTACCGCAGCGAAAGCGTCGCCAGCGAGACCGGCCTGACCTCCGCCCTTGGCCAGAGCGACCTCCTCCTCGCCGTCAGCGACCGCGCCTTCGGAGCCAACCAGTTCTACGGCGCCTACCCCTCCTACGAGCGCACCAAGGGATGGTTCGCCGGCCTCACCCAGTCCTTCACCGAAAAGACCTCCGTCGCCGTAGCCTACCGCCGCCACACCGACGAGTTCGTCCTCTTCCGCTCCAACCCGGCCCTCTACGAGAACAACCACATCGACGAGAGCTGGCAGGCCGTCCTTCGCCGCAAGGACACCATCGGCCAGCACACCACCGTCCTCTACGGCCTCGACAACAACCTCGACCAGATCAACTCCAACAGCCTCGGTCAGCACGGACGCAACCGCAGCGCGGGCTACGCCGACCTCGACCTCCGCAGCCGCCGCGCCACCTTCTCCGCGGGCCTTCGCGAAGAGGTCATCGGCGGCTACGGCGTAGTCAGCTCCCCCGGCTTCAGCGGAGCCTTCTCCATCACGCCGGCCCTCCGCGCCAGCGCCTCCGCAGGCTACGGCTTCCGCCTGCCCACCTACGTCGACAAGTACTACAACGACCCCACCACCATCGCCAATCCCAACCTGAAACCCGAAAGCGCATGGAGCTACGACGGCGGCCTTACCTGGTTTGCCCGCCCGTCACTCACCCTCACCGCCACCGGCTTCACCTCCCGCCAGTCGAACGCCATCGACTACGTCCGCTCCGGCGCAACAGGCCCCTACCAGGCCCAGAACCTCACCAGCGTCGACCTCACCGGAGCCGAGATCTCCCTGCAAACCCAGATCACCCACACCCAGCGCCTGCGCCTCTCCTACACCGGCATCACTGGAGCCCAAAGCGCCCTCGCCGGCCTGCAGTCGCGCTATCTCTTCAACTACCCCACCCACAACGCCAACGCCGAGTGGATCGCCTCCCTGAGGCAGGTGGACCTCCGCATGCGCGTAGCCGCCGCCCAGCGCTACCAGCGCACCGCTTACGCCACGCTGGACCTCTCCGCCGCCCGCTCCACCGGCCGCGTCCGGCCCTACCTGCAAATGACCAACCTCACCAACACCGGCTACCAGGAGATCAGCGGCATCCGCATGCAGGGCCGAGCCTTCGTCGGCGGCCTGCAATTCGTCCTCAGCCAAAAGAACTAG
- a CDS encoding ABC transporter ATP-binding protein: MIVEITGLRKIYEGKQKVVAVDGIDLNVGAGELFGLLGPNGAGKTTTISICTTRALPSAGRVLIAGVDVVAHAAAARCHIGVVPQYNTLDRACTIFENIHFHCLYFGFSRADATARTQQLLAQFHLTERAGAYPQQLSGGLAQRVQIARAIAHRPKVLFLDEPSAGLDPQSRIAMWEAVRGLREEGITVVLTTHYMEEADELCDRVAIIDHGRILVQDTPAALKASVGAQKLYELDLHDREKTPLLLARLSGLNGVASAEQTPKGVRVLAHNVDGLLSEVVEAANPYGLRDLSITETSLETVFIRLTGRDLRE, translated from the coding sequence GTGATTGTTGAGATAACGGGCCTCCGCAAGATCTACGAGGGCAAACAGAAGGTGGTTGCGGTTGACGGGATTGACCTGAACGTCGGGGCTGGAGAGCTGTTTGGGCTGCTTGGTCCGAACGGCGCCGGCAAGACGACCACCATCAGCATCTGCACCACGCGCGCGCTTCCGAGCGCGGGGCGGGTGTTGATCGCGGGCGTGGACGTGGTGGCACATGCCGCGGCGGCGCGCTGCCATATCGGTGTGGTGCCGCAGTACAACACGCTGGACCGCGCCTGCACGATCTTCGAGAATATTCATTTTCACTGTCTTTACTTCGGCTTCTCGCGCGCCGATGCTACGGCGCGGACGCAGCAGTTGCTGGCGCAGTTTCACCTGACGGAGCGGGCCGGGGCGTATCCGCAGCAGCTCTCGGGTGGACTGGCGCAGCGGGTGCAGATTGCGCGGGCGATTGCACACCGGCCCAAGGTGCTGTTCCTCGATGAGCCCTCGGCAGGTCTGGATCCGCAGAGCCGCATTGCAATGTGGGAGGCGGTGCGTGGGCTGCGGGAAGAGGGCATTACCGTGGTGCTGACGACGCACTACATGGAAGAGGCGGATGAGCTCTGCGACCGCGTCGCGATCATCGACCATGGCAGAATTCTGGTGCAGGACACGCCCGCGGCGCTGAAGGCTTCGGTGGGGGCGCAGAAGCTGTATGAGCTGGATCTGCATGACCGGGAGAAGACGCCGCTTCTGCTGGCGCGGCTCTCGGGGTTGAACGGCGTGGCTTCGGCCGAGCAGACGCCGAAGGGCGTACGGGTGCTGGCGCACAATGTGGATGGGCTCTTGTCGGAGGTGGTGGAGGCTGCGAACCCTTATGGGCTGCGGGATCTTTCGATCACCGAGACGAGCCTGGAGACGGTGTTCATCCGGCTTACGGGGCGGGATCTGCGGGAGTAG
- a CDS encoding efflux RND transporter periplasmic adaptor subunit, with protein MTQAALESRPSRSPYAAAVAFFLLLIVVGVVALLPKLRHRDDLKAEAVVASGPPVVLATKLETGDRNSKIELPASIQAFEQTTIFARTSGYIKARYVDIGDHVRKGQLLAEIEDPQTAQSLLQAKATLAQAKAQLLQAQANAELSTVTNQRWQSLQKQGVVSQQDTDQKRAQSSADQALIAADKANIAAAEANVVSLEQQASFSRVTAPFNGVVLTRSIDRGSLISTGSQNSVQQMFTIAQSDTVRVFANVPQTASVGLHQGQAAQVSIREIPGTTFPGTITRTSSSLDPSTRTLLVEVDLKNDGRILPGMYATVLYDLPPTGTAPVMLPANALVIRSAGPQAVVIDETNVAHFRSLVLGRDIGSATEVLKGLKAGDVVALSPGDEVTEGAKVQPSMQKTGAPQ; from the coding sequence ATGACGCAAGCCGCACTGGAGTCTCGACCAAGCCGTTCCCCGTATGCCGCCGCCGTGGCGTTCTTTCTTTTGTTGATCGTTGTGGGCGTGGTGGCGCTGCTGCCGAAGCTGCGTCATCGCGACGACCTGAAGGCGGAGGCGGTTGTGGCCTCCGGTCCGCCGGTGGTGTTGGCGACGAAGCTGGAAACGGGGGATCGGAACTCGAAGATTGAGCTGCCCGCGTCGATCCAGGCGTTTGAGCAGACGACGATCTTTGCGCGTACGTCGGGCTACATCAAGGCGCGGTATGTGGACATCGGCGACCATGTTCGCAAGGGGCAGTTGCTGGCGGAGATTGAAGACCCGCAGACCGCGCAGAGCCTGCTGCAGGCGAAGGCGACGCTGGCCCAGGCGAAGGCGCAGTTGCTGCAGGCGCAGGCGAACGCGGAGCTTTCTACCGTGACCAACCAGAGGTGGCAGTCGCTGCAGAAGCAGGGCGTCGTTTCGCAGCAGGATACGGACCAGAAGAGGGCGCAGTCGTCTGCCGATCAGGCTCTGATTGCCGCGGATAAGGCCAACATCGCGGCGGCGGAGGCGAACGTCGTTTCGCTGGAGCAGCAGGCTTCGTTTTCGCGTGTGACCGCACCGTTCAACGGCGTGGTGCTGACGCGTTCGATCGATCGCGGATCGCTGATCTCGACGGGCAGCCAGAACTCCGTGCAGCAGATGTTTACGATTGCACAGTCGGATACGGTGCGGGTGTTCGCGAATGTTCCGCAGACGGCGTCCGTGGGGCTGCACCAGGGGCAGGCGGCGCAGGTTTCGATTCGCGAGATTCCGGGCACGACATTTCCCGGGACGATTACGCGGACGAGTTCGAGCCTCGATCCTTCGACGCGTACGTTGTTGGTGGAGGTGGATCTGAAGAACGATGGGCGGATTCTGCCTGGGATGTATGCGACGGTGCTGTACGATCTGCCTCCGACGGGCACCGCACCGGTGATGCTGCCGGCGAATGCGCTGGTGATTCGTTCGGCTGGGCCGCAGGCTGTGGTGATCGATGAGACTAACGTCGCGCATTTCCGTTCGCTGGTGCTGGGGCGCGATATCGGTTCGGCGACCGAGGTGCTGAAGGGTCTGAAGGCGGGCGACGTCGTGGCGCTGAGCCCCGGCGACGAGGTTACCGAAGGTGCGAAGGTGCAGCCGTCGATGCAGAAGACAGGCGCGCCGCAGTAG
- a CDS encoding efflux RND transporter permease subunit: MWIVRLALRRPYTFVVMSLLIAILGVISMETMSTDIFPTIDIPVVSIIWTYNGTSPDEMEKRFTTISERSMTTAVNDIEHIESQSISGTSIIKVFFQPGAKIEAAVAQVTAVNQTILRAMPPGTTPPFILQFSASNVPILQAVLSSDSLSESDLYDLGINFVRTQLATVQGAQVPSPYGGKARQILVDLDLGQIYAKGLSPTDIVNALTAQNLMLPAGNAKVGTTDYIVRTNASPQVLAQLNDIPIKSVNGAVVYMRDVAQVHEGFAVQQNIVRINGKRAALLTILKAASASTLDIVKRVKLALPLIQRGLPSALKITLLFDQSVFVRAALQGVVKEAAIAASLTALMILLFLGSWRSTVIVAISIPLSILTSIIILKLLGQTLNTMTLGGLGLAVGILVDDATVEIENIHRNLAQGKEIEPAILDGAEQIAVPAFVSTLAICIVFVPVVFLSGAAKSLFTPLGMSVVFAMLASYLLSRTLVPTMVKFLLASEVAMYQDHDAPADENAHAHHEHSAAAAHASIIWRIHFRFNAQFERLRAFYRRILLWFLRHAGFALGCFALFAVLSACLIPFIGQDFFPQVDAGTFRLHVRAAPGTRIEEVEQLFVKVEATIRQEIPANELNMVLDDIGVPNGSFNLAFGDGSLTDVQDGEILVSLKEDHHPTEAYRQRLRKVLHQQYPDTIFYFQASDIVNQILNFGLPAPIDIQISGRAFEKNYALAEQIRHAVMAVPGAVDVHINQVLYAPELRVNVDRVRAQTTGLTQSSVANSMLFALSGSGQASPNFWLNPQNGVSYNVVVQAPQYTINSVASLNAIPVAAARTNPDPTATPTSPQVVSDVAQVQHVTSPSVTNHYNVQPVFDVFVNTQGRDLGGVSTDVDRIVEHYRKSLSPGASLSVRGQVSSMHESFTGLGLGMIFAVVLVYLLMVVNFQSWLDPFIILTALPGAACGILWMLYLSGTTFSVPSLMGAIMTVGVATANSILMVTFANDQRAAGMSAFDAAASAGATRLRPVLMTALAMIIGMLPMSLGMGEGGEQNAPLGRAVIGGLLVATVTTLLIVPIIYSRLRKDHPLAPQDASEGASPEPETIQALT, translated from the coding sequence ATGTGGATCGTACGTCTCGCGCTGCGCCGGCCCTACACCTTTGTGGTGATGAGCCTGCTGATCGCCATCCTGGGTGTCATCAGCATGGAGACGATGTCGACGGATATCTTTCCGACGATCGATATTCCGGTGGTCAGCATCATCTGGACGTATAACGGGACGTCTCCGGATGAGATGGAGAAACGTTTCACGACGATCAGCGAGCGGTCGATGACGACGGCCGTGAACGACATCGAGCATATCGAGTCGCAGTCGATCAGCGGAACGTCGATCATCAAGGTGTTCTTCCAGCCGGGCGCGAAGATCGAGGCCGCGGTGGCGCAGGTGACGGCGGTCAACCAGACGATTCTGCGTGCGATGCCTCCGGGGACGACGCCTCCGTTCATCCTGCAGTTCTCGGCATCGAACGTACCGATCCTGCAGGCGGTGTTGTCGAGCGATTCGCTGTCGGAGTCGGACCTGTATGACCTGGGCATCAACTTTGTGCGGACGCAGCTTGCGACGGTGCAAGGGGCGCAGGTGCCTTCTCCGTATGGCGGCAAGGCGCGTCAGATCCTGGTGGATCTGGACCTTGGGCAGATCTATGCGAAGGGACTTTCGCCGACCGATATCGTGAACGCGTTGACGGCGCAGAACCTGATGCTGCCTGCCGGCAATGCGAAGGTGGGAACGACCGACTACATTGTGCGGACGAACGCCAGCCCGCAGGTGTTGGCGCAGTTGAACGACATTCCGATCAAGAGCGTGAACGGTGCCGTGGTGTATATGCGCGATGTGGCGCAGGTGCATGAAGGCTTCGCGGTGCAGCAGAATATCGTGCGCATCAACGGCAAGCGCGCGGCGCTGCTGACGATTCTGAAGGCGGCATCGGCGTCGACGCTGGACATCGTCAAGCGCGTGAAGCTTGCACTGCCCCTGATCCAGAGAGGTCTGCCGTCGGCGCTCAAGATTACGCTGCTCTTCGATCAGTCGGTGTTTGTGCGTGCCGCGTTGCAGGGTGTGGTGAAGGAAGCGGCGATTGCCGCGAGCCTGACGGCACTGATGATCCTGCTCTTCCTGGGGAGCTGGCGCTCGACGGTGATTGTGGCGATCTCGATTCCGTTGTCGATTCTTACCTCGATCATCATCCTGAAGCTGCTGGGTCAGACGCTGAATACGATGACGCTGGGCGGGCTTGGGCTGGCGGTCGGCATCCTGGTGGATGACGCGACGGTGGAGATCGAGAACATCCATCGCAACCTGGCGCAGGGCAAGGAGATCGAACCGGCGATTCTGGATGGAGCGGAGCAGATCGCGGTTCCGGCGTTCGTTTCGACGCTGGCGATCTGCATTGTGTTTGTGCCGGTCGTGTTCCTTTCGGGAGCGGCGAAGAGCTTGTTTACACCGCTGGGCATGTCGGTGGTGTTCGCGATGCTGGCCTCGTATCTGCTCTCGCGTACGCTGGTGCCGACGATGGTGAAGTTCCTGCTGGCGAGCGAAGTGGCGATGTACCAGGACCACGATGCACCGGCCGATGAGAACGCGCATGCGCACCATGAGCACTCGGCCGCTGCGGCTCACGCGAGCATCATCTGGCGTATTCACTTCCGCTTCAATGCGCAGTTCGAGCGGCTGCGTGCCTTCTACCGGCGCATTCTGCTGTGGTTTCTGCGGCATGCGGGATTCGCGCTGGGATGCTTTGCGTTGTTCGCGGTGCTGTCGGCTTGTTTGATTCCGTTCATTGGGCAGGACTTCTTTCCGCAGGTCGATGCGGGTACGTTCCGGCTGCATGTGCGCGCGGCACCGGGGACGCGTATCGAAGAGGTCGAGCAATTGTTTGTGAAGGTCGAGGCGACGATCCGGCAGGAGATTCCGGCGAACGAGCTGAACATGGTGCTGGACGATATCGGCGTGCCCAATGGAAGCTTCAACCTGGCCTTCGGCGATGGTTCGCTGACCGATGTGCAGGATGGCGAGATCCTGGTGTCGCTGAAGGAGGATCATCATCCGACCGAGGCCTACCGGCAGCGTCTGCGCAAGGTGCTGCACCAGCAATATCCGGATACGATCTTCTACTTCCAGGCGTCGGATATCGTGAACCAGATTCTGAACTTCGGCCTGCCCGCGCCGATCGACATCCAGATCAGCGGACGTGCGTTCGAGAAGAATTATGCGCTTGCCGAGCAGATCCGGCATGCGGTGATGGCTGTTCCGGGCGCGGTGGACGTACACATCAACCAGGTGCTGTATGCTCCGGAGCTGCGCGTGAACGTGGACCGTGTGCGCGCGCAGACGACGGGGCTGACGCAGTCCAGCGTGGCGAATTCGATGCTGTTTGCGCTGTCGGGTTCGGGGCAGGCTTCGCCGAACTTCTGGCTGAATCCGCAGAACGGCGTGAGCTACAACGTCGTGGTGCAGGCTCCCCAGTACACCATCAACTCGGTGGCTTCGCTGAATGCGATTCCGGTCGCGGCGGCCAGGACGAACCCCGATCCGACTGCGACGCCGACCTCGCCGCAGGTGGTCAGCGACGTGGCGCAGGTGCAGCATGTGACGAGCCCTTCGGTCACGAACCACTACAACGTGCAGCCGGTGTTCGATGTCTTTGTGAACACGCAGGGGCGCGATCTGGGCGGGGTCTCGACGGATGTGGACCGTATCGTCGAGCACTACAGGAAGAGCCTTAGCCCGGGCGCTTCGCTTTCGGTGCGCGGCCAGGTTTCGAGCATGCACGAGTCGTTCACGGGGCTTGGCCTGGGCATGATCTTCGCGGTGGTTCTGGTGTATCTGCTGATGGTGGTGAACTTCCAGAGCTGGCTCGATCCGTTCATCATTCTGACGGCGTTGCCGGGCGCTGCGTGCGGGATTCTCTGGATGCTTTATCTTTCGGGCACGACGTTCTCGGTGCCTTCACTGATGGGCGCGATCATGACGGTAGGCGTGGCCACGGCGAACTCGATCCTGATGGTGACGTTTGCGAATGACCAGAGGGCCGCGGGGATGAGCGCCTTCGATGCCGCTGCCTCTGCCGGAGCCACGCGTCTGCGTCCTGTCCTGATGACGGCGCTGGCGATGATCATCGGCATGCTGCCCATGTCGCTGGGCATGGGCGAGGGCGGTGAGCAGAATGCACCGCTGGGACGCGCCGTGATCGGTGGATTGCTGGTCGCGACGGTGACCACGCTTTTGATTGTGCCTATTATCTACAGCCGCCTGCGCAAGGATCATCCGCTTGCGCCCCAGGATGCGTCTGAGGGCGCATCCCCCGAACCTGAGACGATACAAGCGCTCACCTAA
- a CDS encoding SDR family NAD(P)-dependent oxidoreductase, translating to MPSIRDRVAFITGASSGIGRATALAFAAEGTKLLLCARRADKLEELATEIASTHGVAVHTFSLDVQDRLAVNAAIEGLPEEWRKIDILVNNAGLSRGLAKVYEDDSQNWDEMIDTNMKGLLYVTRAVVPGMVERGLGHVINLGSTAGHITYANGTVYCATKAAEKAISEGLKLDLMGTPVRVTSVDPGMVETAFSEVRFRGDTERAAKIYQNITPLIPEDVADTIVWAATRPARVNIHTIVMTTIDQGNSLVFHRRG from the coding sequence ATGCCTTCGATTCGCGATCGCGTTGCGTTTATTACCGGAGCCAGCTCCGGAATTGGCCGGGCTACCGCCCTGGCGTTTGCTGCTGAAGGGACGAAGCTTCTGCTGTGTGCACGGCGCGCCGACAAGCTGGAGGAGCTGGCGACGGAGATTGCCTCGACCCATGGGGTCGCGGTTCACACCTTTTCGCTGGACGTGCAGGATCGTCTTGCAGTGAACGCGGCGATCGAGGGGCTTCCGGAGGAGTGGCGGAAGATCGATATTCTGGTCAATAACGCAGGTTTGAGCCGCGGTCTCGCGAAGGTTTACGAGGACGACTCTCAGAACTGGGACGAGATGATCGACACCAACATGAAGGGCTTGCTCTATGTGACGCGGGCCGTGGTGCCGGGCATGGTGGAGCGCGGACTCGGCCATGTGATCAATCTGGGATCGACGGCGGGTCATATTACCTATGCGAATGGCACCGTCTACTGCGCGACGAAGGCGGCGGAAAAGGCGATCAGCGAGGGTTTGAAGCTGGATTTGATGGGAACACCTGTGCGCGTGACATCGGTCGATCCGGGCATGGTGGAGACGGCATTCAGCGAGGTACGATTCCGTGGGGATACGGAGCGGGCGGCTAAGATTTATCAAAACATTACGCCGCTGATTCCTGAGGATGTGGCGGATACGATCGTTTGGGCTGCTACGCGCCCGGCTCGGGTGAATATCCACACGATCGTGATGACGACGATCGACCAGGGGAATTCACTGGTGTTCCACCGGCGAGGCTAA